From the genome of Cryptococcus tetragattii IND107 chromosome 8, whole genome shotgun sequence, one region includes:
- a CDS encoding Fe-S protein assembly co-chaperone HscB, producing MILRVPPRPLLRPFSLSRPATRFAHFAPQAPTRNCPACSRPVPLPLSPCPSCSSVLPLPSNLSHHSMLYLSSPISNSGSPAGPFDIPQELAHLPANGYTVDKADLRSNWVRRQRELHPDKYTTKGDVVVDLARELSGRVNEAYAVLGDDLRRAEYILSVNAQGTEETDKIDDPMLLAEILEAREELEEAETPEQVDRIRQANIEHVKGIVGSLEQAFSGTPPDLAEAKSLAVQLRYWMNLEKAAKEKSI from the exons ATGATACTCAGAGTACCACCACGCCCACTCCTCCgccccttctccctctcccgaCCCGCCACTCGTTTCGCCCACTTTGCCCCACAAGCACCCACACGCAACTGCCCCGCCTGCTCTCGTCCcgttcctcttcccctatCCCCATGCCCTTCATGTTCCTCCGTCCTCCCACTGCCTTCAAACCTTTCCCACCACTCTATGCTAtacctctcctcccccatCTCCAACTCGGGATCACCAGCCGGTCCATTTGATATCCCTCAAGAACTAGCCCATTTACCGGCTAACGGATATACCGTCGATAAAGCCGATCTGCGTTCAAATTGGGTACGCCGTCAGCGCGAATTACATCCAGACAAGTACACGACGAAAGGAGATGTCGTGGTAGATCTTGCGAGGGAATTGAGTGGGAGAGTGAATGAGGCGTATGCTGTTTTGGGAGATGATTTGAGGAGAGCAGAGTATATT CTATCGGTGAATGCGCAAGGGACTGAAGAAACAGACAAGATTGACGATCCTATGCTTCTTGCCGAGATCCTCgaagcgagagaagaacTTGAAGAGGCCGAAACACCTGAACAAGTCGATCGTATACGGCAAGCAAACATCG AGCACGTCAAGGGAATTGTTGGTTCCCTCGAACAAGCATTTTCCGGTACGCCTCCCGACCTGGCTGAAGCCAAGTCGTTGGCAGTGCAGTTGAGGTACTGGATGAATTTGGAAAAAGCTGCCAAGGAAAAATCTATATAG